The following coding sequences lie in one Arabidopsis thaliana chromosome 3, partial sequence genomic window:
- the NPC3 gene encoding non-specific phospholipase C3 (non-specific phospholipase C3 (NPC3); FUNCTIONS IN: hydrolase activity, acting on ester bonds, Lysophosphatidic acid phosphatase activity; INVOLVED IN: cellular response to phosphate starvation, phosphate metabolic process, response to abiotic stimulus; LOCATED IN: vacuole, membrane; EXPRESSED IN: 12 plant structures; EXPRESSED DURING: 6 growth stages; CONTAINS InterPro DOMAIN/s: Phosphoesterase (InterPro:IPR007312); BEST Arabidopsis thaliana protein match is: non-specific phospholipase C4 (TAIR:AT3G03530.1); Has 2235 Blast hits to 2112 proteins in 404 species: Archae - 32; Bacteria - 1866; Metazoa - 0; Fungi - 127; Plants - 159; Viruses - 0; Other Eukaryotes - 51 (source: NCBI BLink).) has protein sequence MVEETSSGGGSSASPIKTIVVLVQENRSFDHMLGWFKELNPEIDGVSESEPRSNPLSTSDPNSAQIFFGKESQNIDPDPGHSFQAIYEQVFGKPFSDESPYPDPKMNGFVQNAEAITKGMSEKVVMQGFPPEKLPVFKELVQEFAVCDRWFSSLPSSTQPNRLYVHAATSNGAFSNDTNTLVRGFPQRTVFESLEESGFTFGIYYQSFPNCLFYRNMRKLKYVDNFHQYHLSFKRHCKEGKLPNYVVIEPRYFKILSAPANDDHPKNDVVEGQNLVKEIYEALRASPQWNEILFVVVYDEHGGYYDHVPTPVIGVPNPDGLVGPEPYNFKFDRLGVRVPALLISPWIEPGTVLHEPNGPEPTSQFEHSSIPATLKKIFNLKSFLTKRDEWAGTLDAVINRTSPRTDCPVTLPELPRARDIDIGTQEEDEDLTDFQIELIQAAAVLKGDHIKDIYPFKLADKMKVLDAARYVEEAFTRFHGESKKAKEEGRDEHEIVDLSKGSTRHSTPKSFVQKLFSCLICDN, from the exons aTGGTGGAGGAAACGAGCTCTGGTGGTGGCTCATCGGCTTCTCCGATCAAAACCATCGTCGTTTTGGTTCAGGAGAACAGGTCGTTCGATCACATGTTAGGTTGGTTCAAGGAGCTTAACCCAGAAATCGATGGAGTATCCGAATCCGAACCAAGATCCAACCCACTTTCTACATCTGACCCGAACTCTGCTCAAATCTTCTTCGGCAAAGAATCTCAGAACATTGATCCTGATCCCGGTCACTCTTTTCAG GCGATCTACGAACAAGTGTTTGGAAAACCATTCAGCGACGAGAGTCCGTACCCGGATCCGAAGATGAACGGGTTCGTACAAAACGCAGAGGCGATAACAAAAGGGATGTCGGAGAAAGTAGTGATGCAAGGTTTTCCGCCGGAGAAACTTCCGGTATTCAAGGAACTAGTTCAAGAATTCGCTGTCTGCGATCGGTGGTTCTCGTCGTTGCCCTCGTCCACGCAGCCTAACCGACTCTACGTCCACGCGGCGACATCAAACGGTGCGTTTAGTAATGACACTAACACGCTTGTTCGTGGCTTTCCTCAGAGGACAGTGTTCGAATCACTTGAAGAGAGCGGTTTCACATTTGGAATTTATTACCAATCCTTTCCTAATTGCCTCTTTTACAG GAACATGAGGAAACTGAAGTACGTGGACAACTTCCATCAATACCACTTAAGCTTCAAGAGGCATTGCAAAGAAGGGAAGCTTCCAAACTATGTGGTTATAGAACCAAGGTACTTCAAGATTTTGTCGGCTCCAGCTAATGATGACCATCCcaaaaacgacgtcgttgaAGGCCAAAATCTAGTCAAAGAAATCTACGAAGCCTTAAGAGCTAGTCCTCAGTGGAACGAGATTCTCTTCGTTGTTGTTTATGATGAACATGGTGGTTATTATGACCACGTCCCTACTCCAGTCATTGGTGTCCCAAATCCTGATGGTCTAGTTGGACCTGAGCCCTATAACTTTAAGTTTGACCGGCTTGGTGTTAGGGTTCCTGCTTTGCTAATCTCGCCTTGGATCGAACCTGGAACGG TGTTACACGAGCCAAATGGACCAGAGCCAACGTCGCAGTTCGAACATTCATCAATTCCGGCAACACTGAAGAAAATATTCAACCTCAAGAGCTTTCTTACAAAGCGTGACGAATGGGCTGGAACACTCGATGCTGTCATCAACCGGACCAGCCCAAGGACGGACTGCCCCg TCACATTACCGGAACTTCCTAGGGCAAGAGACATAGACATTGgaacacaagaagaagacgaagatctCACTGATTTTCAAATCGAACTGATTCAAGCAGCGGCTGTACTAAAAGGAGATCATATCAAAGACATTTACCCGTTTAAGCTCGCAGATAAAATGAAGGTTTTGGATGCGGCTAGGTACGTAGAAGAAGCTTTCACTAGATTCCATGGTGAGTCCAAGAAGGCTAAAGAAGAAGGCCGTGATGAGCATGAGATCGTTGATCTTTCTAAAGGATCTACTCGTCACTCGACTCCTAAGTCTTTTGTTCAGAAGTTATTCTCGTGTTTGATTTGTGATAATTGA
- the NPC3 gene encoding non-specific phospholipase C3: MVEETSSGGGSSASPIKTIVVLVQENRSFDHMLGWFKELNPEIDGVSESEPRSNPLSTSDPNSAQIFFGKESQNIDPDPGHSFQAIYEQVFGKPFSDESPYPDPKMNGFVQNAEAITKGMSEKVVMQGFPPEKLPVFKELVQEFAVCDRWFSSLPSSTQPNRLYVHAATSNGAFSNDTNTLVRGFPQRTVFESLEESGFTFGIYYQSFPNCLFYRNMRKLKYVDNFHQYHLSFKRHCKEGKLPNYVVIEPRYFKILSAPANDDHPKNDVVEGQNLVKEIYEALRASPQWNEILFVVVYDEHGGYYDHVPTPVIGVPNPDGLVGPEPYNFKFDRLGVRVPALLISPWIEPGTVLHEPNGPEPTSQFEHSSIPATLKKIFNLKSFLTKRDEWAGTLDAVINRTSPRTDCPGKIYSWLYSPY; encoded by the exons aTGGTGGAGGAAACGAGCTCTGGTGGTGGCTCATCGGCTTCTCCGATCAAAACCATCGTCGTTTTGGTTCAGGAGAACAGGTCGTTCGATCACATGTTAGGTTGGTTCAAGGAGCTTAACCCAGAAATCGATGGAGTATCCGAATCCGAACCAAGATCCAACCCACTTTCTACATCTGACCCGAACTCTGCTCAAATCTTCTTCGGCAAAGAATCTCAGAACATTGATCCTGATCCCGGTCACTCTTTTCAG GCGATCTACGAACAAGTGTTTGGAAAACCATTCAGCGACGAGAGTCCGTACCCGGATCCGAAGATGAACGGGTTCGTACAAAACGCAGAGGCGATAACAAAAGGGATGTCGGAGAAAGTAGTGATGCAAGGTTTTCCGCCGGAGAAACTTCCGGTATTCAAGGAACTAGTTCAAGAATTCGCTGTCTGCGATCGGTGGTTCTCGTCGTTGCCCTCGTCCACGCAGCCTAACCGACTCTACGTCCACGCGGCGACATCAAACGGTGCGTTTAGTAATGACACTAACACGCTTGTTCGTGGCTTTCCTCAGAGGACAGTGTTCGAATCACTTGAAGAGAGCGGTTTCACATTTGGAATTTATTACCAATCCTTTCCTAATTGCCTCTTTTACAG GAACATGAGGAAACTGAAGTACGTGGACAACTTCCATCAATACCACTTAAGCTTCAAGAGGCATTGCAAAGAAGGGAAGCTTCCAAACTATGTGGTTATAGAACCAAGGTACTTCAAGATTTTGTCGGCTCCAGCTAATGATGACCATCCcaaaaacgacgtcgttgaAGGCCAAAATCTAGTCAAAGAAATCTACGAAGCCTTAAGAGCTAGTCCTCAGTGGAACGAGATTCTCTTCGTTGTTGTTTATGATGAACATGGTGGTTATTATGACCACGTCCCTACTCCAGTCATTGGTGTCCCAAATCCTGATGGTCTAGTTGGACCTGAGCCCTATAACTTTAAGTTTGACCGGCTTGGTGTTAGGGTTCCTGCTTTGCTAATCTCGCCTTGGATCGAACCTGGAACGG TGTTACACGAGCCAAATGGACCAGAGCCAACGTCGCAGTTCGAACATTCATCAATTCCGGCAACACTGAAGAAAATATTCAACCTCAAGAGCTTTCTTACAAAGCGTGACGAATGGGCTGGAACACTCGATGCTGTCATCAACCGGACCAGCCCAAGGACGGACTGCCCCggtaaaatatatagttggTTATATAGTCCATATTAA
- the NPC4 gene encoding non-specific phospholipase C4 (non-specific phospholipase C4 (NPC4); FUNCTIONS IN: hydrolase activity, acting on ester bonds, phospholipase C activity; INVOLVED IN: phospholipid catabolic process; LOCATED IN: plasma membrane; CONTAINS InterPro DOMAIN/s: Phosphoesterase (InterPro:IPR007312); BEST Arabidopsis thaliana protein match is: non-specific phospholipase C5 (TAIR:AT3G03540.1); Has 2107 Blast hits to 2050 proteins in 380 species: Archae - 32; Bacteria - 1750; Metazoa - 0; Fungi - 127; Plants - 153; Viruses - 0; Other Eukaryotes - 45 (source: NCBI BLink).) translates to MIETTKGGSGSYPIKTIVVLVQENRSFDHTLGWFKELNREIDGVTKSDPKSNTVSSSDTNSLRVVFGDQSQYVNPDPGHSIQDIYEQVFGKPWDSGKPDPNPGHPNMSGFAQNAERNKKGMSSAVMNGFKPNALPVYKELVQNFAICDRWFASVPASTQPNRLYVHSATSHGATSNDKKLLLEGFPQKTIFESLDEAGFSFGIYYQFPPSTLFYRNLRKLKYLTHFHQYGIQFKKDCKEGKLPNYVVVEQRWFDLLSTPANDDHPSHDVSEGQKLVKEVYEALRSSPQWNEILFIITYDEHGGFYDHVPTPVDGVPNPDGILGPPPYNFEFNRLGVRVPTFFISPWIEPGTVIHGPNGPYPRSQYEHSSIPATVKTIFKLKDFLSKRDSWAGTFESVITRDSPRQDCPETLSTPIKLRGTMAKENAQLSEFQEDLVIMAAGLKGDYKNEELIHKLCKETCVADASKYVTNAFEKFLEESRKARDRGCDENDIVYCVDDDDDHVVIPPQSHSEASNAAAQPKTQTSFFNKLFSCFIRHD, encoded by the exons ATGATCGAGACGACCAAAGGCGGTTCAGGATCGTATCCGATCAAAACCATCGTCGTTTTGGTTCAAGAAAATCGTTCTTTTGACCACACCCTAGGCTGGTTTAAAGAACTAAACCGGGAAATCGACGGCGTCACGAAATCTGATCCCAAATCCAACACGGTTTCGTCATCCGACACAAACTCTCTTCGTGTAGTCTTCGGGGATCAGTCTCAGTACGTTAACCCGGATCCAGGTCACTCCATTCAGGATATCTACGAACAAGTGTTTGGTAAGCCATGGGATTCAGGTAAACCGGATCCAAACCCGGGTCATCCTAACATGTCCGGTTTTGCTCAAAACGCcgagagaaacaagaaagggATGTCCTCCGCGGTTATGAACGGATTTAAACCGAATGCTTTGCCGGTTTACAAGGAGTTGGTTCAAAATTTCGCCATATGTGATAG GTGGTTTGCGTCGGTTCCAGCGTCGACGCAGCCAAACCGATTGTACGTACACTCGGCAACATCACATGGAGCAACGAGCAACGACAAGAAATTGCTACTCGAAGGGTTTCCACAGAAGACGATATTCGAGTCTCTCGATGAAGCTGGTTTTAGCTTTGGCATTTACTACCAATTCCCTCCTTCCACTCTCTTTTATAG GAATTTGAGAAAGCTGAAATATTTGACACATTTCCACCAATACGGAATACAATTCAAGAAAGATTGCAAAGAAGGAAAGCTACCCAACTACGTCGTGGTCGAACAACGTTGGTTTGATCTATTGTCAACTCCAGCCAATGACGATCACCCTTCTCACGATGTCTCCGAGGGTCAAAAGCTCGTGAAAGAGGTCTACGAGGCATTGAGATCGAGTCCTCAATGGAAtgagattttatttatcataacGTACGACGAGCATGGTGGATTTTACGACCATGTACCTACTCCAGTCGACGGAGTTCCTAATCCGGATGGTATCTTGGGACCTCCACCATATAATTTTGAGTTTAACCGGCTCGGTGTTAGGGTTCCGactttcttcatctctccTTGGATTGAGCCTGGCACAG TTATTCATGGGCCAAATGGGCCGTACCCAAGGTCACAATATGAGCATTCGTCAATTCCCGCAACGGTCAAGACAATTTTCAAACTCAAAGATTTCTTGTCAAAGAGAGATTCATGGGCTGGCACTTTTGAATCTGTTATTACGAGAGACTCACCAAGACAAGATTGCCCTg aaACATTATCAACTCCGATTAAACTAAGAGGGACAATGGCAAAAGAAAATGCACAATTAAGCGAATTTCAAGAAGATCTCGTTATAATGGCTGCGGGATTAAAAGGAGACTACAAAAACGAAGAATTAATCCACAAGCTATGTAAAGAAACTTGCGTTGCAGATGCATCCAAATACGTTACAAATGCGTTTGAGAAGTTTCTGGAAGAGTCAAGAAAGGCAAGAGATAGAGGATGTGATGAGAACGACATCGTTTATTgcgttgatgatgatgatgatcatgttGTGATACCACCACAATCACATTCAGAAGCATCAAATGCTGCTGCTCAACCAAAAACGCAAACGTCTTTTTTCAATAAGTTATTCTCTTGCTTTATTCGCCATGATTGA
- the NPC5 gene encoding non-specific phospholipase C5 (non-specific phospholipase C5 (NPC5); CONTAINS InterPro DOMAIN/s: Phosphoesterase (InterPro:IPR007312); BEST Arabidopsis thaliana protein match is: non-specific phospholipase C4 (TAIR:AT3G03530.1); Has 2077 Blast hits to 2037 proteins in 379 species: Archae - 32; Bacteria - 1720; Metazoa - 0; Fungi - 127; Plants - 154; Viruses - 0; Other Eukaryotes - 44 (source: NCBI BLink).), with amino-acid sequence MAETKKGSESYPIKTIVVLVQENRSFDHTLGWFKELNREIDGVMKSDQKFNPGFSSDLNSHNVVFGDQSQYVDPNPGHSIRDIYEQVFGKPWDSGHPDPNPGPATMSGFAQNAERKMKGMSSAVMNGFKPDALPVYKELVQNFAICDRWFASVPGATQPNRLFIHSATSHGTTNNERKLLIEGFPQKTIFESLDEAGFTFGIYYQCFPTTLFYRNLRKLKYLTRFHDYGLQFKKDCKEGNLPNYVVVEQRWYDLLLNPANDDHPSHDVSEGQKLVKEVYEALRSSPQWNEILFIITYDEHGGFYDHVPTPLDGVPNPDGILGPPPYNFEFNRLGVRVPTFFISPWIEPGTVLHGSNGPYLMSQYEHSSIPATVKKIFKLKDFLTKRDSWAGTFESVITRNSPRQDCPETLSNPVKMRGTVAKENAELSDFQEELVIVAAGLKGDYKNEELLYKLCKKTCVSDASKYVTKAFDKFVEESKKARERGGDENDIVFCVDDDDDHNVVKPPPSQSEPSHATPWSN; translated from the exons aTGGCCGAGACGAAAAAAGGCTCAGAATCGTATCCGATCAAAACCATCGTCGTTTTGGTTCAAGAGAATCGTTCTTTCGACCACACACTTGGCTGGTTCAAAGAGCTAAACCGGGAAATTGACGGAGTCATGAAATCGGACCAGAAATTCAACCCGGGTTTTTCCTCTGACCTAAATTCCCACAACGTCGTCTTTGGCGACCAGTCTCAGTACGTTGACCCGAATCCAGGTCACTCCATTCGGGATATTTACGAACAAGTGTTCGGTAAACCATGGGATTCGGGTCACCCGGACCCAAACCCGGGTCCAGCTACAATGTCCGGATTTGCCCAAAACGCCGAGCGAAAGATGAAAGGGATGTCTTCTGCGGTTATGAACGGATTTAAACCGGACGCTTTGCCGGTTTACAAGGAATTGGTTCAAAATTTCGCTATATGTGATAG GTGGTTTGCGTCGGTTCCGGGTGCAACACAGCCAAACCGATTGTTTATACATTCGGCAACATCACACGGAACAACGAACAACGAGAGGAAATTACTGATCGAAGGTTTTCCACAAAAGACGATATTCGAGTCACTCGATGAAGCTGGTTTTACCTTTGGGATTTATTACCAATGTTTTCCTACTACTCTCTTTTATAG GAATTTGAGAAAACTCAAGTATTTGACACGTTTCCACGACTACGGACTACAATTCAAGAAAGATTGTAAAGAAGGGAATCTACCGAACTATGTTGTGGTTGAACAACGTTGGTATGATCTATTGTTGAATCCCGCTAACGATGATCATCCATCACATGACGTCTCCGAAGGCCAAAAGCTCGTGAAAGAAGTTTACGAGGCCTTGAGATCGAGTCCTCAATGGAATGAGATTTTATTCATTATAACATATGACGAACACGGTGGATTCTACGACCATGTCCCTACTCCCCTCGACGGAGTTCCTAATCCGGATGGTATCTTGGGACCTCCACCgtacaattttgaatttaaccGGCTCGGCGTTAGGGTTCCGACTTTCTTCATCTCCCCTTGGATTGAGCCTGGCACAG TTCTTCATGGGTCAAATGGGCCGTACCTAATGTCACAATATGAGCATTCGTCAATTCCCGCAACGgtcaagaaaattttcaaactcaaaGATTTTTTGACAAAGAGAGATTCGTGGGCTGGCACTTTTGAATCTGTTATTACGAGAAACTCACCAAGACAAGATTGCCCTG aaacattgtcAAATCCGGTCAAAATGAGAGGGACGGTGGCAAAAGAAAATGCAGAATTGAGCGACTTTCAAGAAGAGCTTGTAATAGTTGCTGCGGGTTTAAAAGGAGACTACAAAAACGAAGAATTGCTATACAAACTATGCAAAAAAACTTGCGTTTCAGATGCTTCTAAATACGTTACGAAAGCGTTTGATAAGTTTGTAGAAGAGTCTAAAAAGGCAAGAGAAAGGGGAGGTGATGAGAACGACATCGTTTTTTgcgttgatgatgatgatgatcataatGTTGTGAAACCACCACCATCACAATCAGAGCCATCACATGCTACTCCTTGGTCAAATTAA